DNA sequence from the Candidatus Sulfuricurvum sp. RIFRC-1 genome:
AAAATACGGGTTTCAGCGATTATCAGACGAGCTGAACACCCTTAAAAATATCGATTTACCGGCAGTTAATGTTGAAATCGATCGTGCTAAAGAGTACGGTGATCTAAAAGAAAACTCCGAATACCATGCGGCACGTGAAAAACAGGCTTTTATCGGAACACGGATCGCGGAACTCGGTGAGGTAATCTCACGTGCTCAGATCGTGGACCCGAGCGAACTTGAACACGCTCGTATCAGCTTTGGTTCTACCGTTGTACTCTCCGATTTAGACAATGACCAAGAGGTCACGTATACCATCGTCGGCGGATGTGAGAGCAATCCTGCACGGGGTCTTATTTCATTTAACTCTCCGCTTGCTAAACAGCTTTTAGGTCGCGAGGAGGGGGATGAACTGAATGCAAAACTCCCCGGCGGAACCAAAAACTTTGAAGTGCTTGAAGTGAAATATCAGGAGATTGTGTTTGAATCCCATTAACGTCGGTATTATCGGAGTCAGCGGCTATACAGGTATAGAGCTTGTTAAAATGCTCATTTCTCATCCGATTTTCA
Encoded proteins:
- the greA gene encoding transcription elongation factor GreA, which encodes MEQKEPMTKYGFQRLSDELNTLKNIDLPAVNVEIDRAKEYGDLKENSEYHAAREKQAFIGTRIAELGEVISRAQIVDPSELEHARISFGSTVVLSDLDNDQEVTYTIVGGCESNPARGLISFNSPLAKQLLGREEGDELNAKLPGGTKNFEVLEVKYQEIVFESH